The Fibrobacter sp. UWB4 genome includes a window with the following:
- a CDS encoding peptidylprolyl isomerase, whose translation MISNRIASLVFAFTVGCFAEPVLMEGIAAVVDGKPIMRSEFMNNLYRFQDTPEASSMTEQQQKEAVLDRMIEEKVLLSRIDRDSIVISDAEVDQRVTSHLQSIAASQKIDMATLEKAVRAQLGLSMIQYREQLGKQIRNHMEISRVRQLHVGTIHPTKKEVDVFYKDYKDSLPRQFNCVLLSHIQLPIKPDSMVVDSVKRVAEALIDSLNLGIKFELLAQRHSQDSSAAKGGDLGYFKRGLLDPAFEKAIEHLKNGHYASTPVKTDLGWHIVRVLGRKEDGVRSAQILLRTIPTAKDSAAVVALADSLRKNIKTKDEFANAAKKFSEDKSSNFQGGLLGWFQRNEMEPAYVDPVANLNVGEISEPVMIDGVYHLFRLDDSRQVRELTLEEDYGKIELMAATHLENEKLQKLIQKWRKEVLVEIRMTE comes from the coding sequence ATGATCAGTAATCGAATTGCCTCTTTAGTTTTTGCTTTTACTGTTGGCTGCTTTGCTGAACCCGTACTGATGGAGGGAATTGCGGCCGTTGTTGATGGCAAGCCGATTATGCGTTCGGAGTTCATGAACAATCTTTACAGGTTCCAGGATACTCCTGAAGCTTCCAGTATGACGGAACAGCAGCAGAAAGAAGCCGTGCTGGACCGCATGATTGAGGAAAAGGTTCTGCTCAGTCGCATTGACCGTGATTCCATCGTCATTTCGGATGCCGAAGTGGATCAGCGTGTGACTAGCCATCTCCAGTCTATTGCCGCAAGCCAGAAGATTGATATGGCTACGCTTGAAAAGGCGGTGCGCGCTCAGCTTGGTCTTTCGATGATCCAGTACCGTGAACAGCTGGGTAAGCAGATCCGCAATCACATGGAAATTTCCCGTGTGCGTCAGCTCCACGTGGGCACGATTCACCCGACCAAGAAGGAAGTGGACGTTTTCTATAAGGATTACAAGGACTCGCTTCCGCGCCAGTTCAACTGCGTTTTGTTGAGCCACATCCAGCTTCCGATTAAGCCGGATTCGATGGTGGTGGATTCCGTGAAGCGCGTGGCTGAAGCGCTGATCGATAGCCTCAACCTAGGTATCAAATTTGAACTTTTGGCTCAGCGCCATTCGCAGGATAGCTCTGCCGCAAAGGGTGGTGACCTCGGTTACTTTAAGCGCGGTCTTTTGGATCCTGCATTTGAAAAGGCTATTGAGCATTTGAAGAATGGTCACTACGCATCGACTCCGGTCAAGACGGACTTGGGTTGGCATATTGTTCGTGTGCTTGGCCGTAAGGAAGATGGTGTCCGTTCTGCTCAAATTCTATTGCGCACGATTCCTACCGCAAAGGATTCGGCTGCAGTCGTTGCTCTTGCCGATTCTCTCCGCAAGAATATTAAGACTAAGGATGAGTTTGCCAATGCCGCCAAGAAGTTCAGCGAAGACAAGTCCAGCAATTTCCAGGGCGGTTTGCTTGGCTGGTTCCAGCGTAACGAAATGGAACCTGCTTATGTCGATCCGGTCGCAAACTTGAACGTCGGCGAAATTTCTGAACCGGTCATGATTGATGGTGTTTATCATTTGTTCCGTCTCGATGATTCCCGCCAGGTGCGCGAACTCACGCTCGAAGAAGATTACGGCAAGATTGAACTCATGGCTGCAACGCACTTGGAAAATGAAAAGCTCCAGAAGCTCATCCAGAAGTGGCGCAAGGAAGTTCTCGTCGAAATCAGAATGACGGAATAG
- a CDS encoding MATE family efflux transporter, with amino-acid sequence MKQVDVKDRSLISLSWPLILTFAVSMIQPMMDSWFLSRTSETAAAGVGAMLPILGALFTALHAFAQSGASIVSQYIGAKQNSHASSTQTMVLFGSILLGIALTLIIYPLSGNIPQWMGLTEEPAKFATQFLSVVSFGFAFRALQTILTALIATHGLTIWNFVGNTLTIATNAALNVVFLEGLFGLPKMGVHGVALATALSWLISSCILWLVLKFKVHHHSKTRDWKRTRVLLPDWIRIGLPAAAEPISFQLFQVFITAMVVYIGTTAMTARVFAGNFAALSVILGVGLGSGNQILVAHLVGAHDYTKANRRVHQTLAVGIISGFLLSVAVALLGEHLLRLYTDNPEVLRLGKICLWCDVAVQPFKAVNFIVTTSLRAAGDSKFPALVGSGMMWTLGLATSLILAFVVGLGLPGLWLGMAADEFYRSFANIWRWRSGRWKSKAVV; translated from the coding sequence ATGAAACAGGTAGATGTCAAAGACCGCTCGCTCATCAGCCTTTCGTGGCCGCTAATCCTCACGTTTGCCGTGAGCATGATCCAGCCCATGATGGACAGCTGGTTTTTGTCGCGCACTTCCGAAACCGCAGCCGCAGGCGTTGGCGCCATGCTCCCGATTCTCGGGGCTCTTTTCACCGCGCTCCACGCTTTTGCGCAATCCGGCGCAAGTATCGTTTCGCAATACATTGGCGCGAAGCAGAACAGCCATGCAAGCAGCACACAAACGATGGTCCTTTTCGGGAGCATCCTTCTCGGCATCGCGCTCACGCTCATCATTTATCCGCTTTCCGGGAACATTCCGCAATGGATGGGACTCACCGAAGAACCTGCTAAATTCGCCACGCAATTTTTAAGCGTTGTTTCGTTTGGGTTCGCCTTCCGCGCCTTGCAAACTATTTTGACCGCCCTCATCGCGACCCACGGCCTTACCATTTGGAACTTTGTCGGAAACACGCTCACGATTGCCACAAACGCAGCCTTGAACGTCGTATTCCTCGAAGGGCTTTTCGGACTCCCGAAAATGGGCGTTCACGGAGTCGCCCTCGCGACCGCACTTTCCTGGCTCATTTCTTCGTGCATTCTCTGGCTTGTGCTCAAGTTCAAAGTACACCACCACAGCAAAACCCGCGACTGGAAACGCACCCGCGTTCTGTTGCCCGACTGGATCCGCATTGGCCTCCCCGCCGCCGCAGAACCCATCAGTTTCCAGCTTTTCCAAGTGTTCATCACCGCTATGGTCGTCTACATCGGCACAACAGCAATGACCGCCCGCGTGTTCGCAGGGAACTTTGCCGCGCTTTCCGTCATTCTCGGAGTCGGCCTCGGCAGCGGAAACCAGATTCTCGTGGCACACCTCGTCGGTGCTCATGACTACACCAAAGCAAACCGCCGCGTTCACCAAACACTCGCCGTGGGCATCATCAGCGGATTCTTGCTATCCGTCGCAGTAGCACTCCTCGGCGAACACCTGCTCAGGCTCTACACCGACAATCCAGAAGTTCTCCGCCTCGGTAAAATATGCCTCTGGTGCGATGTCGCTGTGCAACCATTCAAAGCAGTGAACTTCATCGTCACCACATCGCTCCGTGCCGCAGGCGATTCCAAATTCCCGGCACTCGTCGGTAGCGGCATGATGTGGACGCTCGGCCTTGCGACTTCGCTCATCCTCGCATTTGTCGTTGGACTTGGGCTCCCCGGCCTTTGGCTTGGCATGGCCGCCGACGAATTCTACCGCTCGTTCGCGAACATTTGGCGCTGGCGTAGCGGTCGCTGGAAAAGCAAAGCGGTGGTTTAA
- a CDS encoding DUF3418 domain-containing protein codes for MRAFFRLNIEYPELPVVEHREEFFELLEKHQVIIVKADTGSGKSTQLPKFLLEWFLEKVDSRKSEVGSDGECHSETPKTCNLKPNTCSFKIGVTEPRRLAAISIADRLREELKDEELVSTKIRFWEQGTNEAPIKVMTDGILLQEFRKDRLFRQYNAIMIDEAHERSLNIDILLGIFKTVLSRRPDFKLIVASATLDAKLFEEFYDNSCVMEAEGRTYPVDVEYYFGRETRDERRENCVILSGGRNPESKDFRDISGKGDSGLIEEARDAILDLETRHRDHLLCFLPTERDIQDLAGELAHELDAATFDVLPLYGRMSPDEQRRIFKHTGKTRVVLATNIAETSLTIPGIAYVVDTGMARISRYNAQARIQGLPVEEISKASARQRTGRAGRVKPGVCIRLYSPENFEKRDEFTEPEIRRSNLANVVLQLRSLGLELENFPFLQSPPHSAFRGAYKTLFELGALTADNSSGHVTKLGRDMTRLPMDVSLSAVLLRARDLGVLQPALIVCSALSIQDPRVVPNDEPERTRIRQLHRKFCGHKSDFLVYVSMWNAFCTDWDGKTWNKLRKFCDKNSMHFLRLREWVDLYEQFSRILEVKFENKVCPFDSFHRDNLHIALLSGFLGGIAHRDIENGCYRLVSGRETHVFPGSDLYAKSVEWLFSAEVRETSRTFLTKAAEIKPEWILQVAEPFCTRRWFEPTWNKERGFVEAVEEVSFRGLVISRGHRVDYARVNPEDCAQIFWREAVVMGEVARPFDFMKHNDRVVENLHALEARKRQFGLAPSEDALVEYYTRIAGNVNSIKTLKSYIYEHTDQFLKFDEKYWLDQLDGGTSGTTWTSDADGFRTGSFAALRMTNAGDVILNPERVKNPVKSKDAAPAPTLGGSIEHFRIGERVVTGEMVFDATRDCDGITLSLPYDLLTEISPAKFAMSIQQWREWMIESVIREMPKSVKKLLEAKRTAIDDEFFAALDNFPHKAPLLLLYEVLSNTKEIRSGANGASIDVPTVNPDKENHLRLHLVVSKPGFPEPYKIEVSPEWGSYRMFLAVRPALVTFGIDFPLENMRFGWRLGESALMVSDESRFWQAFRKRVEGVHLESAAHPETAAHSAQQKNALLEEKKQLIADRLNLLEMGGVFADNFETALKIWVAKSLAADNLDATRCVRFTGLEFSRGKKIRDFKSLAANTRSEDEEIRLSLVRATYESGLISAEAFVKNWNLLKNFSVEMRSGNGKSTLKNKTIIAIHTAYQKELTLFERLRVLAELFNIELSFGASRDSSSRENTELSAGTLREYFRPYLKARYLKDLELKNARELLGKIDRTPTDDPEFAELYLQAKAMLEDFEILKYKRKGNDAEDIVEEDALARLKGRFGRL; via the coding sequence ATGCGAGCGTTCTTTCGTCTAAATATTGAGTACCCGGAGCTTCCCGTTGTTGAACATCGGGAGGAGTTTTTTGAGCTTTTAGAAAAACATCAAGTAATCATCGTCAAGGCCGATACCGGTTCCGGCAAATCCACGCAATTACCGAAGTTTTTGTTGGAGTGGTTTTTAGAAAAAGTAGACAGTAGGAAGTCGGAAGTAGGAAGTGATGGGGAGTGTCATTCGGAGACTCCTAAAACCTGTAACCTAAAACCTAATACCTGTTCCTTTAAAATCGGCGTTACCGAACCTCGGCGTTTGGCGGCGATTTCCATTGCTGACCGCTTGCGTGAAGAACTCAAGGACGAAGAACTTGTCTCGACGAAAATTCGTTTTTGGGAACAAGGTACAAATGAAGCCCCCATCAAGGTGATGACGGACGGTATCTTGTTGCAGGAGTTCCGCAAGGACCGCTTGTTCCGGCAGTACAACGCCATCATGATTGACGAAGCGCACGAACGCTCGTTGAACATCGATATTTTGCTTGGCATTTTCAAAACGGTACTTTCTCGTCGTCCAGATTTCAAGTTGATTGTTGCATCGGCAACGCTTGATGCAAAACTTTTTGAAGAGTTTTATGACAACAGTTGCGTGATGGAGGCCGAAGGCCGCACGTACCCTGTGGATGTGGAATATTATTTTGGACGAGAGACGAGAGACGAGAGACGAGAGAATTGTGTCATCCTGAGCGGAGGGCGTAACCCGGAGTCGAAGGATTTCCGCGACATCAGCGGCAAGGGCGATTCGGGGCTGATTGAAGAAGCTCGCGATGCGATTCTCGATTTGGAAACGCGACATCGCGACCATTTGCTCTGCTTTTTGCCGACGGAACGCGACATTCAGGACTTGGCTGGCGAACTTGCACACGAACTAGATGCCGCGACTTTTGATGTGCTCCCGCTTTACGGGCGCATGAGTCCTGACGAGCAGCGTCGCATTTTCAAGCACACGGGCAAGACTCGCGTGGTCTTGGCGACGAACATTGCCGAAACGTCGCTTACGATTCCGGGAATTGCTTACGTTGTCGATACGGGTATGGCTCGAATCTCGCGCTACAATGCGCAGGCGAGAATCCAGGGGCTTCCCGTCGAAGAAATTTCGAAGGCCAGCGCGCGGCAGCGCACTGGACGCGCGGGGCGCGTGAAGCCCGGCGTGTGCATTCGCCTTTACTCTCCCGAGAATTTTGAAAAGCGCGATGAATTCACGGAGCCAGAAATTCGCCGTAGCAATTTGGCAAATGTCGTTTTGCAGTTACGCAGTCTCGGGCTGGAACTCGAAAACTTCCCGTTCTTGCAGTCGCCTCCGCATTCGGCTTTCCGTGGCGCTTACAAGACTTTGTTTGAACTTGGCGCACTCACCGCCGACAATTCTAGCGGTCATGTGACCAAGCTTGGCCGCGATATGACGCGCCTCCCGATGGACGTTTCGCTTTCGGCAGTGCTTTTGCGCGCCCGTGATTTGGGCGTTTTGCAGCCGGCGCTTATCGTATGCTCGGCGCTTAGCATCCAGGATCCGCGTGTGGTGCCGAACGATGAACCGGAACGCACTCGTATTCGTCAGCTGCATCGCAAATTCTGCGGCCACAAGAGCGATTTTCTCGTTTACGTCTCGATGTGGAATGCTTTCTGCACGGACTGGGACGGCAAAACTTGGAACAAACTCCGCAAGTTCTGCGATAAGAACAGCATGCACTTTTTGCGCTTGCGTGAATGGGTTGATTTGTACGAACAGTTCAGCCGCATTCTCGAAGTGAAATTTGAAAATAAAGTTTGTCCGTTCGATTCGTTCCATCGCGACAATTTGCACATTGCGCTCCTCTCCGGATTCTTGGGTGGGATTGCGCATCGTGATATTGAAAACGGCTGTTACCGCTTGGTGAGCGGTCGCGAAACGCATGTGTTCCCGGGTAGCGATTTGTACGCCAAGAGCGTGGAATGGCTTTTCAGCGCCGAAGTGCGCGAGACGAGCCGCACGTTCCTTACGAAGGCTGCCGAGATTAAACCGGAATGGATTTTGCAAGTGGCAGAACCGTTCTGTACACGCCGTTGGTTTGAACCGACATGGAATAAGGAACGCGGCTTTGTCGAAGCGGTTGAAGAAGTGAGCTTTAGAGGGCTTGTGATTAGCCGTGGCCATCGTGTGGATTACGCTCGCGTGAATCCCGAAGACTGCGCTCAGATATTCTGGCGTGAAGCGGTCGTGATGGGCGAGGTGGCAAGGCCTTTCGATTTCATGAAGCACAACGACCGCGTTGTAGAAAATTTGCATGCGCTCGAAGCGCGTAAACGCCAGTTCGGGCTTGCTCCGAGCGAAGATGCACTTGTGGAATACTACACGCGAATTGCGGGGAACGTCAATTCCATCAAAACGCTCAAAAGCTACATCTACGAGCATACCGACCAGTTCCTCAAATTTGATGAAAAGTATTGGTTGGATCAGTTGGATGGCGGCACGAGTGGAACAACCTGGACAAGTGATGCTGACGGGTTCCGCACTGGATCCTTCGCTGCGCTCAGGATGACGAATGCTGGCGATGTCATTCTGAACCCTGAAAGGGTGAAGAATCCAGTCAAGTCTAAGGATGCGGCTCCAGCACCTACTCTAGGCGGTTCCATCGAGCATTTCCGCATTGGCGAGCGCGTTGTCACAGGCGAGATGGTCTTTGATGCGACTCGCGATTGCGATGGCATTACGCTTTCGTTGCCTTATGACTTGCTGACTGAAATTTCTCCGGCAAAATTTGCGATGAGCATCCAGCAATGGCGCGAATGGATGATTGAATCCGTGATTCGCGAAATGCCTAAGAGCGTCAAGAAATTGCTCGAAGCCAAGCGCACGGCGATTGACGATGAATTCTTTGCGGCGCTCGACAACTTCCCGCATAAAGCACCGCTCTTGTTGCTTTACGAAGTCCTTTCGAATACAAAGGAAATCCGCTCGGGTGCAAACGGCGCAAGCATCGACGTTCCGACGGTGAACCCCGACAAAGAAAATCATTTGCGCCTGCATTTGGTTGTTTCAAAGCCGGGCTTCCCGGAACCTTATAAAATCGAGGTGTCGCCCGAATGGGGCTCTTACCGCATGTTCTTGGCGGTCCGCCCGGCTTTGGTGACGTTTGGCATTGACTTCCCGCTTGAAAATATGCGCTTTGGCTGGCGTCTTGGCGAGTCAGCGTTGATGGTGTCGGATGAATCGCGTTTCTGGCAGGCGTTCCGCAAGCGAGTGGAGGGTGTGCATCTCGAATCCGCAGCGCATCCCGAGACTGCGGCGCATTCCGCACAACAGAAAAACGCTCTCTTGGAAGAAAAGAAACAGCTCATTGCCGACCGCTTGAACTTGCTTGAAATGGGCGGCGTGTTTGCGGATAACTTTGAAACCGCTCTCAAGATTTGGGTGGCTAAATCGCTCGCTGCCGATAACCTTGATGCGACTCGCTGTGTACGCTTTACGGGGCTTGAATTCTCGCGTGGCAAAAAAATTCGCGACTTCAAGAGCCTTGCTGCAAACACCCGCAGCGAAGATGAAGAAATCCGCCTCTCGCTCGTGCGAGCTACATACGAATCGGGCCTTATCAGTGCTGAAGCTTTTGTAAAGAACTGGAATTTGCTTAAAAATTTCAGCGTGGAAATGCGGAGTGGAAACGGCAAATCGACCTTAAAAAATAAAACCATAATTGCGATCCATACGGCGTACCAAAAAGAACTTACTTTGTTTGAGCGCCTGCGCGTTCTTGCAGAACTTTTCAATATAGAACTCTCGTTTGGCGCATCTCGTGATTCCTCATCCCGCGAAAATACGGAACTTTCGGCGGGTACCCTCCGCGAGTATTTCCGCCCGTACCTCAAGGCGCGTTACCTGAAGGACCTCGAACTGAAAAATGCCCGTGAACTCCTCGGAAAAATCGACCGTACGCCAACGGATGACCCGGAATTTGCTGAACTTTACTTGCAGGCGAAGGCAATGCTTGAAGATTTTGAAATTCTCAAGTACAAGCGCAAGGGAAATGACGCCGAAGATATCGTGGAAGAAGACGCTTTAGCAAGGTTGAAAGGCCGTTTTGGACGGCTTTAA
- the ftsE gene encoding cell division ATP-binding protein FtsE, protein MIHFTHVTKSYEANWKALNNVTFRINKGEFVFLTGHSGAGKSTVLKLIYMDERPDEQRGGQVMVKFSDNVLYDSKNTPDDRIQALRRKMGIIFQDFKLLPDRNVFENVALALRIVGTPSNKINAAVFDALALVGISQKRFAMPYTLSGGEQQRVAIARAMVHNPYLLLADEPTGNLDPKNAEEVFCIFKEINARGTTILMATHNPDFYLNSPFRRLELSHGELLNRDIL, encoded by the coding sequence ATGATCCATTTTACCCACGTCACGAAATCTTACGAAGCCAACTGGAAGGCGTTGAATAACGTCACCTTCCGCATCAATAAGGGCGAGTTTGTTTTCTTGACGGGGCATTCCGGCGCCGGAAAATCGACGGTGCTGAAACTCATCTACATGGATGAACGCCCGGACGAACAGCGCGGCGGCCAGGTGATGGTCAAGTTCTCGGACAACGTCCTGTACGATAGCAAGAACACTCCGGACGATAGGATCCAGGCGCTTCGCCGCAAGATGGGAATTATTTTCCAGGACTTTAAGCTGTTGCCGGACCGCAATGTTTTTGAGAATGTGGCGCTTGCTCTCCGCATTGTGGGAACTCCTAGTAACAAGATTAATGCAGCTGTTTTTGACGCGCTTGCACTCGTGGGCATTAGCCAAAAGCGTTTTGCAATGCCTTACACGCTTTCGGGCGGTGAACAGCAGCGCGTGGCGATTGCCCGTGCGATGGTGCATAACCCGTATTTGCTTTTGGCTGACGAACCGACCGGTAACTTGGATCCGAAAAACGCTGAAGAAGTCTTCTGCATCTTCAAGGAAATCAACGCCCGCGGCACGACCATCCTCATGGCAACGCATAACCCAGACTTTTATCTGAACAGCCCGTTCCGCCGTCTTGAACTCAGCCACGGCGAATTACTCAACAGAGATATTCTGTAA
- a CDS encoding acyl-CoA thioesterase: MENAKTVKQSQVETRDIVHPSDVNAYNFVFGGHLTSLLDKAACIAACTHSRRKVTTVSIDNVRFFKPATVGTILTIKASVNRAFNTSMEIGVKVLGIDPQVSWQPQVICHAYMTFVALDENGRPTPIPSIIPETEDEIRRYEEAGIRREAKKKLAASLENK; encoded by the coding sequence ATGGAAAACGCAAAGACAGTCAAGCAATCTCAAGTCGAAACCCGCGACATCGTTCACCCCTCCGACGTCAACGCCTACAATTTTGTATTCGGCGGACACCTAACATCACTCCTCGACAAGGCTGCCTGCATTGCCGCCTGCACTCATTCCAGACGCAAAGTCACAACGGTCTCGATCGACAACGTGCGTTTCTTCAAACCCGCTACTGTCGGAACCATTCTTACCATCAAGGCATCCGTAAACCGCGCTTTCAACACCTCCATGGAAATCGGAGTGAAGGTCTTGGGAATCGACCCGCAAGTATCCTGGCAGCCCCAAGTCATCTGCCACGCTTATATGACATTTGTCGCCCTGGACGAAAACGGAAGACCGACCCCGATTCCCTCCATCATCCCCGAAACAGAAGACGAAATCCGCCGCTACGAAGAAGCCGGCATCCGCCGCGAAGCCAAGAAAAAACTGGCAGCATCTCTAGAAAACAAATAA